In Terriglobia bacterium, one DNA window encodes the following:
- a CDS encoding sigma-70 family RNA polymerase sigma factor encodes MSMDQPTSSFNLIDRIKNGDREALSMLFDRHRRRLAVLAHYRLGPQLRGLVEIDDILQETLLKAYVQLDQFTYRAPGSFLRWTSRIMDHVIADTARYHGRQKRHAAEMLPLRSEGAPGGLEPVDSKTPSRLLAQDENLRALLRELDELPDDYREVILLTRLEGMSTREVAERMGKSREAIALLLHRALKRFRQVHQLQEEP; translated from the coding sequence ATGAGTATGGATCAACCGACGTCGAGCTTCAACCTGATCGATCGTATCAAAAACGGTGATCGGGAAGCACTCTCAATGTTGTTTGACCGGCATCGGCGACGGCTTGCCGTGTTGGCCCACTATCGCCTGGGCCCGCAATTGCGCGGGCTTGTGGAAATCGACGACATCCTCCAGGAAACGCTGCTCAAGGCCTACGTGCAGCTCGACCAATTCACCTATCGCGCCCCCGGCAGCTTCCTGCGCTGGACGTCGCGCATCATGGATCACGTGATCGCAGACACTGCCCGCTACCACGGCCGGCAGAAACGGCATGCGGCCGAGATGCTCCCTCTGCGATCGGAAGGCGCTCCGGGAGGACTGGAGCCCGTCGACTCCAAGACCCCGAGTCGTCTCCTGGCCCAGGACGAGAACCTGCGCGCCCTGCTGCGTGAACTCGATGAACTTCCGGATGACTATCGCGAAGTCATTCTGCTTACCAGGCTCGAGGGTATGTCCACCCGGGAAGTGGCGGAGCGCATGGGAAAATCGCGGGAAGCCATTGCCTTGTTGTTGCATAGAGCCCTTAAGCGCTTCCGGCAGGTTCACCAGCTACAGGAAGAGCCATGA